The following are encoded in a window of Salmo trutta chromosome 27, fSalTru1.1, whole genome shotgun sequence genomic DNA:
- the fut7 gene encoding alpha-(1,3)-fucosyltransferase 7, translating to MTASMPLFLSAIMFLSISSYVLHQKLAQIGITHQHEPRNLTILLWHWPFGRPYSLEGDVCSDEYGISGCLLSDNTSLFPQADVVVFHNHELRTGRSSLPLHLPRSVSQRWLWLSLEPPVHNGNLAQYNGLFNWTMSYRGDADISMPYGKIVPVPHNGNSSSYVIPKKRACLASWVVSNYRPDHARSQVYQSLRKYIPIEVYGHWSKRPLTDQSLIPIIGHCNFYLAFENSVALDYITEKLWRNAYQAGAVPVVLGPSRANYEALVPPGSFIHVSDFNSTEGLAVFLQQLATDRGRYEGYFKWRQTHRIKMYTDWRERLCNICANYQRLPGNKVYYDLEAWASR from the coding sequence ATGACTGCCTCCATGCCCCTGTTCCTCTCAGCCATTATGTTCCTCAGCATCTCCTCTTATGTGCTCCACCAGAAGCTGGCTCAGATAGGGATCACTCATCAACACGAACCCAGGAACCTCACCATCCTGCTGTGGCACTGGCCCTTCGGCCGTCCCTACAGCCTGGAGGGAGATGTGTGCAGCGACGAGTACGGTATCTCAGGCTGCCTCCTCAGTGACAACACCTCTCTGTTCCCCCAGGCAGACGTGGTGGTCTTCCACAACCATGAGCTGAGGACCGGCCGCTCTTCCctgcctctccacctcccccGGTCAGTCTCCCAGCGCTGGCTCTGGCTGTCCCTTGAGCCCCCGGTGCACAATGGCAACCTGGCCCAGTACAATGGACTGTTCAACTGGACCATGAGCTACCGAGGCGACGCTGACATATCCATGCCCTATGGGAAGATAGTTCCGGTTCCACATAACGGTAACAGTAGCAGCTATGTGATCCCCAAGAAGAGGGCTTGTTTGGCCAGCTGGGTGGTCAGCAACTACAGGCCGGACCATGCCAGGAGTCAAGTCTACCAGAGCCTGAGGAAGTACATTCCCATAGAGGTGTATGGACACTGGTCAAAGAGGCCACTGACCGACCAAAGTCTGATACCCATCATTGGCCACTGTAACTTCTACCTGGCTTTTGAAAACTCAGTGGCATTGGACTACATAACTGAGAAGTTGTGGAGGAATGCCTACCAAGCAGGGGCAGTACCTGTGGTTCTGGGGCCCTCTCGGGCTAACTATGAGGCCCTTGTGCCACCAGGCTCGTTCATCCATGTCAGTGACTTCAATAGCACAGAGGGGCTGGCTGTCTTCCTACAGCAGCTGGCCACAGACAGAGGACGCTATGAGGGTTACTTCAAGTGGCGTCAGACACATAGAATCAAGATGTACACCGACTGGAGAGAGAGGCTCTGTAATATCTGTGCCAACTATCAAAGACTACCAGGTAACAAGGTGTACTACGATCTGGAGGCATGGGCCAGTAGATAA